The following are encoded in a window of Flavobacterium cupriresistens genomic DNA:
- a CDS encoding M1 family metallopeptidase: MNKHFLKYTFFSIVLLGCQNIEAQNADQNKSDLSIYRVTPLKVHDILHTKLEVSFDYGKRFLYGKEWLTLKPHFYETDALTLDAKGMDIKEIAVMDGKKSIPLKYSYNNEQLFITLNRKYKSTENYTIYIDYTAKPDQLKAKGSNAITDARGLYFINPDGKGDKPVQIWTQGETEASSAWFPTIDKPNQKTTSEIAMTVEGKYTTLSNGKLTAQKVNKDGTRTDTWKMELPHSPYLFMMAVGDFKVYKDTPYKGKEVSYYLEPKYAPYAKQIFGKTPDMMAFYSKMLGVEYPWAKYSQVVARDFVSGAMENTSATLHGEYVQKTERELLDDNQESTIAHELFHQWFGDYVTAESWSNLTMNESFATFGEVLWHGHDAGQDAEDKSRYEKLQNYLRSQKNGDSPVLARFHYQNQDDMFDNISYSKGSIILYALKNQMGDEAFFKSLNHYLTTNAYKSGESHQLRLAMEEVTGKDWSPYFNQWYYQGGNPILNVEYGYADGKATIAVKQIQDNSVQTFSLPLKVDFYVNGTKIRKEILIDKKEQTFSFDVPAQPNFTDLDPDKILVGKIIDNKKIADYLFQYKNAPSYFNRIEAVKFATADKSQDAQLVLLAGLEDQQDDVRVLSIKAIGLEDNQTKNAALKSLLNIAKNDKKTIARAAAIIKLASTVNPEYKELMQESIKNQSYNVIAAGICGLTKFSADEADKALNSLDEDTKNHVTPLIKRFNSQKY, encoded by the coding sequence ATGAATAAACATTTTTTAAAATACACCTTTTTTAGCATTGTCTTGTTGGGCTGCCAAAATATAGAGGCACAAAATGCAGATCAGAACAAAAGCGATCTGTCGATTTACAGAGTTACACCGTTAAAAGTTCATGATATACTGCATACCAAACTAGAAGTGTCTTTTGATTATGGAAAACGTTTTTTGTATGGAAAAGAATGGCTTACGCTGAAACCTCATTTTTACGAAACCGATGCGCTTACGCTAGATGCCAAAGGAATGGACATCAAAGAAATTGCCGTTATGGACGGAAAAAAAAGTATTCCTTTAAAATACAGCTATAATAACGAACAACTTTTTATTACGCTAAACAGAAAATACAAAAGCACAGAAAATTATACTATTTACATCGATTATACGGCAAAACCGGATCAATTGAAAGCCAAAGGGAGTAATGCCATCACAGATGCAAGAGGATTGTACTTTATAAATCCGGACGGAAAAGGAGACAAACCCGTTCAAATCTGGACACAAGGCGAAACAGAAGCCTCTTCGGCCTGGTTTCCTACTATTGACAAACCCAATCAGAAAACAACTTCTGAAATCGCTATGACGGTTGAGGGCAAATACACCACCTTATCCAACGGGAAATTAACCGCGCAAAAAGTAAATAAAGACGGAACGCGTACCGATACCTGGAAAATGGAATTACCGCATTCTCCTTATTTATTTATGATGGCTGTTGGTGATTTTAAAGTCTATAAAGATACTCCCTATAAAGGAAAAGAAGTAAGTTATTATCTGGAGCCAAAGTATGCGCCTTACGCCAAACAAATTTTTGGAAAAACACCTGATATGATGGCGTTTTACAGCAAAATGTTGGGTGTGGAATATCCTTGGGCGAAATATTCACAAGTAGTAGCCAGAGATTTTGTTTCGGGAGCAATGGAAAATACATCTGCCACTTTACATGGCGAATACGTACAAAAAACAGAAAGAGAATTATTAGACGATAACCAAGAGAGTACCATTGCTCATGAACTTTTTCATCAATGGTTTGGAGATTATGTTACCGCTGAATCCTGGTCAAACTTAACCATGAATGAATCTTTCGCCACTTTTGGTGAGGTACTTTGGCACGGTCATGATGCAGGACAAGACGCAGAAGATAAATCTCGTTATGAAAAATTACAAAATTACCTGCGCTCTCAAAAAAATGGAGACAGTCCTGTCTTAGCTCGTTTTCATTATCAAAACCAAGACGATATGTTTGATAATATCAGCTATTCTAAAGGATCGATTATCTTGTATGCGCTAAAAAATCAAATGGGCGATGAAGCCTTTTTTAAATCCTTAAATCATTATTTAACGACAAATGCTTATAAATCGGGAGAATCACACCAACTGCGTTTAGCTATGGAAGAGGTTACCGGAAAAGACTGGAGTCCTTATTTTAATCAATGGTATTACCAAGGCGGAAACCCAATTTTAAATGTTGAATACGGATATGCTGACGGAAAAGCTACCATTGCCGTAAAACAAATACAAGACAACTCGGTTCAGACATTCAGCTTACCGCTAAAAGTGGATTTTTATGTGAATGGAACTAAAATTAGAAAAGAAATCTTAATTGACAAAAAAGAGCAAACTTTTAGTTTTGATGTACCGGCACAGCCCAATTTTACAGACCTGGATCCTGATAAAATCTTAGTAGGCAAAATTATTGACAACAAAAAAATAGCCGATTATCTTTTTCAATATAAAAATGCGCCTTCCTATTTTAACAGAATCGAAGCCGTAAAATTTGCTACTGCAGATAAAAGTCAGGATGCACAGCTTGTTTTGTTGGCAGGATTAGAAGACCAACAAGACGATGTACGCGTTTTAAGTATTAAAGCAATTGGATTAGAAGATAATCAAACTAAAAATGCAGCCTTAAAAAGCCTGCTTAACATTGCCAAAAACGACAAAAAGACAATTGCCAGAGCTGCTGCGATTATAAAACTTGCCAGCACAGTTAATCCCGAATACAAAGAATTGATGCAGGAAAGCATCAAAAATCAATCCTACAACGTAATTGCGGCCGGTATCTGCGGACTAACTAAATTCTCAGCTGATGAGGCGGATAAAGCGTTGAATTCTTTAGATGAGGATACCAAAAACCATGTAACTCCGCTAATCAAAAGGTTTAACAGTCAGAAATACTAA
- a CDS encoding sugar-binding protein produces the protein MSTILKEYQVKFTNQNVKINASDLDFQCWEKANCLTDFCSPWNTDPFSKIEFRALWDFDNLYFNFKVFDGDIHIDQKDDSIDSIGNSDRVELFFRKNEAMSPYYCLEMDTAARIMDFEAFPNHNFDFKWNWPRTDLKLEASKEDGFFTVQGKISMASLKALDLIHNNTIETGVFRAKFSEKADSQYEATWISWVNPNTETPNFHIASSFGRFVLIE, from the coding sequence ATGAGCACAATTTTAAAAGAATATCAAGTAAAATTTACCAATCAAAACGTAAAAATAAATGCTTCAGATTTGGATTTTCAGTGCTGGGAAAAAGCCAATTGTCTAACCGATTTTTGTTCGCCTTGGAATACAGATCCCTTTTCAAAAATCGAATTTCGAGCGCTGTGGGATTTCGATAATCTGTATTTTAATTTTAAGGTTTTTGATGGTGATATTCATATCGATCAAAAAGATGATAGTATCGATAGTATTGGAAATTCGGATAGGGTAGAGCTATTTTTCAGGAAAAATGAAGCGATGAGCCCGTATTATTGTTTGGAGATGGATACAGCGGCCAGAATAATGGATTTTGAGGCCTTTCCCAATCACAATTTTGATTTTAAGTGGAATTGGCCTAGAACCGATTTAAAGCTCGAAGCATCAAAAGAGGATGGTTTTTTTACCGTGCAGGGCAAGATCAGTATGGCGTCTTTAAAAGCTTTAGATTTAATTCATAATAATACAATTGAGACCGGTGTTTTTAGAGCTAAATTTTCTGAAAAAGCGGATTCACAATATGAAGCCACCTGGATTTCGTGGGTGAATCCTAATACTGAAACGCCTAATTTTCATATTGCTTCTTCTTTTGGGAGGTTTGTTTTGATCGAGTAA
- a CDS encoding DUF5107 domain-containing protein: MKLKLFVPFLLFGSLFSNAQNQPTIKEYQKVFTTYPFSDPDPIPKPDTKIYPYFRFDGFTDKPIQKGWKVIELENDYIKLMILPEVGGKLWSAVEKATGKDFVYNNHVIKFRDIAMRGPWTSGGVEGNYGIIGHTPNCATPVDFITINREDGSVSCVIQVLDLLTRTSWKLDINLPKDKAYFTTNSFWFNSTEFEQPYYTWMNTGIKAAGNLQFIYPGTTYLGHDGEHNAWPINKQNGKEISFYKNNDFGGYKSYHVFGKYTDFFGGYWHDEDFGMGRYSNHDDKAGKKIWIWGLSQQGMIWEKLLTDTDGQYVEVQSGRLFNQASENSSFTPFKQRSFAPYQTDSWTEYWFPVKQTKGFVKANNYGSINVKNENGWLKIYFSPLQKIKDKLEVFDNEKKIYSKDISLSTLETFKDSVQVSVNPNKIRLTLGENKLVWNSDPEDGNLSRPLEIPKDFDNNSLYGLYLQGKNYISFKDYIKAEEKLSACLKIDPNYAPALSDLASLQIRKLQYKEAIATASKALAINTYDPAANYYYALANLHLGNNTDAKDGFDIAASSVEYRSAAYTQLSKLYFNENQQAKAIEYAEKSLLNNPYNLEGLQLLAVIYRLQNNSEKATALLNQINSIDPLNHFAGFEKYLWEKSAASKVHFTSLIRNEMPEQTYLELGIWYQQLNRKEEALKVFALAVPNAEIIYWMAFLENKAVDLSKIQPGTSFPFRPETAEILEKLIQTNGQWQLKYHLALIEWNRNTLSKAKELFLQCGSQPADPAFYAAKAALMKEDAQLVVSSLQQAAKLDNQSWRYPKLLAEHYINQKQYDKALAIAAPFYKQHSTNYIMGMLYAKTLLLNKKYAEADTFLTKLEILPFEGATIGRQLYHEAKLMQALNQIKNKQYKKALQFIADAKLWPQNLGVGKPYEEDIDERLENWLDYHCYTSLNNLDSAKQSLEKILTFNPKIDNTVMNFLPANQLVSAWAIEKTSSAEKATAWLKNQASLYPSNKIIQWTLQVYTKKQSTPLTEDEKDGEVRIIEKL, encoded by the coding sequence ATGAAACTTAAACTATTCGTTCCCTTTCTGCTCTTCGGAAGCCTTTTTTCAAATGCTCAAAACCAACCAACAATAAAAGAATACCAAAAAGTATTCACCACCTATCCATTCTCAGATCCGGATCCGATTCCGAAACCGGACACCAAAATTTATCCGTACTTCCGTTTTGATGGTTTTACTGATAAACCGATTCAAAAAGGATGGAAGGTCATTGAATTGGAGAATGACTATATCAAATTAATGATTCTGCCCGAAGTAGGCGGAAAACTTTGGTCAGCCGTAGAAAAAGCTACCGGAAAAGACTTCGTTTACAACAACCATGTAATTAAGTTCAGAGATATCGCCATGCGTGGACCTTGGACAAGCGGTGGCGTAGAAGGCAATTATGGAATTATTGGACATACACCAAATTGTGCTACTCCGGTTGATTTTATAACCATTAACAGAGAAGACGGAAGTGTGAGTTGTGTGATTCAGGTTTTAGATTTACTGACCCGTACGTCGTGGAAACTGGATATTAATCTGCCAAAAGACAAGGCTTATTTTACCACCAATTCGTTTTGGTTTAATTCAACCGAATTCGAACAGCCTTATTACACCTGGATGAATACGGGAATCAAAGCCGCCGGAAATCTGCAGTTTATTTATCCGGGCACTACCTACCTGGGTCATGACGGTGAGCACAATGCCTGGCCTATCAACAAACAAAATGGCAAGGAGATCTCTTTCTATAAAAATAATGATTTTGGCGGTTATAAATCTTATCATGTTTTTGGAAAATATACTGATTTCTTTGGTGGTTATTGGCATGACGAAGACTTTGGAATGGGAAGATACAGCAATCACGATGATAAAGCAGGTAAAAAAATATGGATTTGGGGACTGTCGCAACAAGGAATGATCTGGGAAAAATTATTAACCGATACAGACGGACAATATGTTGAAGTACAAAGCGGAAGATTGTTCAATCAGGCAAGTGAAAACAGTAGCTTTACTCCTTTTAAACAACGCTCTTTTGCACCCTACCAAACAGATTCCTGGACCGAATACTGGTTTCCTGTAAAGCAGACCAAAGGTTTCGTAAAAGCAAACAACTATGGTTCTATAAATGTAAAAAATGAAAACGGCTGGCTGAAAATTTATTTTTCGCCACTTCAAAAAATAAAAGACAAACTCGAAGTTTTTGATAATGAAAAGAAAATTTATTCTAAAGACATTTCGCTTTCGACCTTAGAAACCTTCAAAGACTCTGTTCAAGTTTCGGTTAATCCAAATAAAATAAGACTTACGCTTGGCGAAAATAAATTAGTTTGGAATTCAGATCCTGAAGACGGAAATCTAAGTCGTCCTTTAGAAATACCAAAAGATTTTGACAACAATTCCCTTTACGGATTGTATCTTCAAGGAAAAAATTACATTAGTTTTAAAGATTACATAAAAGCAGAAGAAAAATTGTCGGCTTGCCTGAAAATAGATCCGAACTACGCTCCTGCTCTATCCGATCTGGCTTCTTTACAAATTAGAAAACTGCAATACAAGGAAGCAATTGCAACCGCAAGTAAGGCTTTGGCAATAAATACTTACGATCCTGCTGCAAACTATTATTATGCTTTAGCCAATTTACATTTGGGAAATAATACGGATGCTAAGGATGGTTTTGACATTGCAGCCTCAAGTGTCGAATACCGCTCTGCTGCTTACACGCAATTGAGTAAACTTTATTTCAACGAAAACCAACAAGCAAAAGCAATCGAATACGCAGAAAAAAGTCTGCTAAACAATCCATATAATTTAGAAGGTTTACAATTGTTAGCTGTGATTTACCGCTTGCAAAACAATTCCGAAAAAGCCACCGCTTTATTAAATCAAATAAACTCCATTGATCCGTTGAATCATTTCGCAGGGTTTGAAAAATATCTTTGGGAAAAATCAGCAGCTTCAAAAGTGCATTTTACTTCACTCATTCGAAATGAAATGCCGGAACAAACTTATTTGGAATTAGGGATTTGGTATCAACAATTGAATCGCAAAGAGGAAGCTTTAAAAGTTTTTGCTCTTGCCGTTCCAAATGCTGAAATTATCTATTGGATGGCTTTTTTAGAAAATAAAGCCGTTGATTTAAGTAAAATACAACCCGGAACCAGTTTTCCTTTCCGTCCTGAAACTGCTGAAATTCTGGAGAAATTAATCCAAACAAACGGGCAATGGCAATTGAAATATCATTTGGCTTTAATAGAATGGAATCGCAATACGCTTTCAAAAGCTAAAGAATTGTTTCTACAATGCGGCAGCCAACCAGCAGATCCGGCTTTTTATGCGGCAAAAGCGGCTTTAATGAAAGAAGACGCTCAATTGGTCGTATCGAGCCTGCAACAGGCTGCTAAATTAGATAATCAGAGCTGGAGATATCCTAAATTACTGGCAGAGCATTATATCAATCAAAAACAATATGACAAAGCGCTGGCCATTGCAGCTCCTTTTTACAAACAACATTCCACGAATTATATCATGGGAATGTTATACGCCAAAACTTTATTGTTAAACAAAAAATATGCAGAAGCAGATACGTTTTTGACTAAATTAGAAATTCTTCCGTTTGAAGGAGCAACTATAGGACGGCAACTTTATCACGAAGCCAAACTCATGCAGGCATTAAACCAAATAAAAAACAAACAGTACAAAAAAGCCTTACAATTTATCGCCGATGCCAAGTTGTGGCCTCAAAATCTGGGTGTTGGAAAACCATATGAGGAAGATATTGATGAAAGACTTGAAAACTGGTTAGATTATCACTGTTATACCAGCCTTAATAATTTGGATTCAGCAAAACAATCCTTAGAAAAAATTCTTACTTTTAATCCAAAAATAGACAATACCGTTATGAATTTTTTACCGGCAAATCAGCTTGTGTCCGCTTGGGCTATTGAAAAAACTTCTTCAGCAGAAAAAGCAACAGCATGGTTAAAAAATCAAGCTTCGTTATATCCTTCCAACAAAATTATTCAATGGACCTTACAAGTATATACTAAAAAGCAATCAACTCCTTTGACCGAGGATGAAAAAGACGGTGAGGTTCGAATTATTGAAAAACTATAA